In the genome of Chlamydia buteonis, the window ATTCTTCCATACTTTTAATAAAGAACCCATGTTTTGATAATGCTTGGGTCCAATAACTTAGGGGAAAGTGAAAAGAAATCGAAGATTCTGACTGCTTTTTCCCCGGATGAGCAACAATGGGAATAGTCATTTTAGAAAGATAGCGGTCGATCTTTCTTGAAAATAGCTTTTTATCTTCATCATAATGCCATGAAGAGACTCTAGGAATACGAAAACAAGGATGATTTAACACAATAAAGAATCTTCCCCGACCACAAAGAAGCCTGGCAACATTATCAATTGCCCGATCTGGAGCATCCATATTTTGCAGGGATAAAATCGCCACAGCTATGGAAAAAGATTGGGAACCCTCTATCCTCAGTTTTTTTGTAAGATCAGAGACAATAAATTCATGAGATCGAAATCTTCGCAATTTTCTTGCTATGGAAATCAAACTAGGGGAGATATCTATACCTAAATATCCACATTCCTTAGGGAGCATTCGTTCTAAAATCCCCTGACCACAACCGATATCTACCAAAACATCTTCTGATTTTAAATCGAGTAAAGGAAGTAGTTTAGGAAGGATAACTTCCCTATGATAGTAATGCCCATCACTCTGAACGATCTTATGATAATCTTCAGCTATACTCTCCCAAGAGGTAGACTTGGTATTTTCTTTCTTAGAATAAGAACGGTGCTTTTTATTGGAAAAGTATCGTGACATGAGAGAAAGAACTTACTCAGAGACACAAAAAAAGGCAAGAAGAAGCTATCTGCTTTTTTTAATCATGCAACGACTGTTATTACTGTTCATATATTGAGAAGCCATGATCATCATAACTTACGATTCTGCAGCGTCGCCCTTCTAACCGACTCATAATTCCTAATAAAGGAATGCTAGGGGAGCTTTGTATATCCTATTCACCATGTTGGTCACTACTTTGCCCTCCCGTGACATCCGTATGTTCCCTTGCTACGGTCGAGGCCAATGATGCACCTCTCGTATCCTCACCTACAGCACTCACAATACGGCTTTCAACAGCTTGTAAGTTAGAAGTAGAACTACGCAATTGTTCAATTGAAGCTGATAGAGTTAAACAAACAGATTCTAACTCTTGCTTACGCTGTTCTAAGTAAAGTAAATACTGTTCTCTTAGTTGAGCATCAGATTGTAGCTGTTGTAGAACATCTC includes:
- a CDS encoding class I SAM-dependent methyltransferase; its protein translation is MSRYFSNKKHRSYSKKENTKSTSWESIAEDYHKIVQSDGHYYHREVILPKLLPLLDLKSEDVLVDIGCGQGILERMLPKECGYLGIDISPSLISIARKLRRFRSHEFIVSDLTKKLRIEGSQSFSIAVAILSLQNMDAPDRAIDNVARLLCGRGRFFIVLNHPCFRIPRVSSWHYDEDKKLFSRKIDRYLSKMTIPIVAHPGKKQSESSISFHFPLSYWTQALSKHGFFIKSMEEWVSPKKSIGTRAKAENASREEFPLFLLISCIKTYKD